Proteins encoded by one window of Xylella fastidiosa:
- the fur gene encoding ferric iron uptake transcriptional regulator, producing the protein MELNDLRKVGLKVTHPRIRILELLEQSSSEHHLSAEDIYRQLLEQGNEIGLATVYRVLTQFEAAGLVLKHNFESGQAVYEIDRGGHHDHMVDVDTGKIIEFHNEEIELLQRSIAAERGYELEEHSLVLYVRKKRGR; encoded by the coding sequence ATGGAATTAAATGATTTACGTAAAGTTGGTTTGAAGGTGACACATCCGCGGATCCGTATCCTCGAACTGCTCGAACAGTCCAGTAGTGAACATCACCTTAGTGCTGAAGACATTTACCGGCAGTTGCTTGAGCAGGGTAACGAAATTGGCTTGGCAACAGTGTATCGGGTGCTGACTCAGTTTGAGGCGGCAGGATTAGTGCTTAAGCATAATTTCGAGAGCGGGCAGGCGGTCTACGAGATCGACCGTGGCGGACATCACGATCATATGGTGGATGTCGATACCGGTAAGATCATTGAGTTTCACAACGAGGAGATTGAGTTGTTGCAGCGCAGCATTGCTGCTGAACGCGGTTATGAGTTGGAAGAACACTCGTTGGTCTTGTACGTACGTAAAAAACGCGGTCGTTGA
- a CDS encoding type II toxin-antitoxin system RatA family toxin, with the protein MPIICRSALVCHSASCMFDLVNDITAYPSRFSWCHSAQLFEHDEHRLMARLDVVVGAFRTWFITDNTLKRPSQIDMKLRDGPFKRLEGRWEFQMLAEESCKVSLRLEFEPVSRMLNPALTLGFNGLADRMVKDFIRIADCGGSGES; encoded by the coding sequence ATGCCTATTATTTGCCGCAGCGCTTTGGTCTGCCACAGCGCAAGTTGTATGTTTGATCTTGTCAACGATATTACTGCTTATCCTAGCCGTTTTAGTTGGTGTCATTCGGCGCAGTTATTTGAGCATGATGAACATCGTTTGATGGCGCGGTTGGATGTGGTTGTAGGAGCGTTCCGGACTTGGTTTATCACTGACAATACCCTGAAGCGGCCATCTCAGATAGATATGAAGTTACGTGATGGGCCATTCAAGCGTTTGGAAGGACGCTGGGAGTTCCAGATGTTGGCGGAGGAGTCTTGCAAGGTCAGTTTGAGGCTGGAGTTCGAGCCAGTGTCTCGTATGTTGAATCCGGCGTTGACACTTGGATTCAATGGCTTAGCTGATCGCATGGTCAAGGACTTCATTCGCATTGCTGATTGTGGTGGCAGTGGTGAGAGTTGA
- a CDS encoding autotransporter domain-containing protein, whose product MKLKFQKRKFLTVVIVFSMYGGSVVYANGSVPSVSNKYDLGTLTNDGSQYSYVNALSKDGRVAGGFVTPDGNEYIATIWSWNNLKDTINIGASFARSKVKALSADGSIAGGYQYIRIHESISSANLEKKASNGKFLANDDSATFIPVIWSADSWENEVKLELGILESGVVNALSGDGKTIGGYGFSTHLVPIIWSGSHWKDIKQLDVPKEYYDAEVKALSTDGKVAGGYISSKNTTRGILEGKSRNDIQNFTHAFIWSGDGFGIKTDLGTLNNNESEGAEVRALSTDGKVAGGYFSMENGSVFYGAIWSGDQWTTKTQLGTLKSDNSGNSLVYALSADGKIATGFAESDSSIGRATVWLGDHWQTKIDLGTLKSDNSGYSIATALSADGTVAAGYSEVDSGKDHATVWKIIYPTQSHSESQPQSQPSVVKVDTVNTIGALSVLAAETFSVMDLQRQGLILLQQGCEIDDSQVCWSVRTGLVSTGSNRDSVVGFRFGYAMFETLSAGFSLDRSLSRSLQDSYFKNNHNLGAGFYAQWNAPFRGGEWYVRPAVAFNQYSVVVQRPLLTNTEAGSGRSRMKGRDASLEAGQRFNADQSVLLGWHLGVRHSSVLRTAYSEQNAAFPVSYSAINNRRTSAYVGADVAVPLTARLKWIAGLEIDRRLYGDDPVYGGHADYIGGFVHQMVMKRVIGTISSGVEYRLSPTMFLGATFDVSRRALGDRTWSGTLSLGGRF is encoded by the coding sequence ATGAAATTAAAATTTCAAAAAAGAAAATTTTTGACTGTAGTTATCGTATTTTCTATGTATGGGGGCAGTGTTGTATATGCGAATGGGAGCGTGCCATCAGTATCAAACAAATATGATTTGGGAACGTTGACAAATGATGGTTCTCAATATTCATATGTTAATGCTCTCTCAAAGGATGGTAGGGTGGCTGGTGGATTTGTTACTCCTGATGGTAATGAATATATTGCAACTATTTGGTCATGGAATAATCTCAAGGATACAATTAATATTGGAGCATCTTTTGCGCGTAGTAAAGTGAAAGCATTGTCTGCTGATGGATCAATTGCCGGTGGTTATCAATACATCAGAATTCATGAATCTATTTCGAGTGCCAATTTGGAAAAGAAGGCATCTAATGGAAAGTTTCTAGCCAATGATGATTCAGCTACTTTTATTCCAGTCATTTGGTCTGCTGACTCATGGGAGAATGAAGTCAAGCTTGAATTGGGGATTTTAGAATCCGGAGTGGTTAATGCATTATCTGGGGATGGAAAAACTATTGGTGGGTACGGTTTCTCTACTCATCTTGTTCCCATTATCTGGTCTGGAAGTCATTGGAAAGATATAAAACAGCTTGATGTACCAAAAGAATATTATGATGCTGAGGTGAAGGCTTTATCCACGGATGGAAAGGTTGCTGGGGGGTATATTAGTTCAAAGAACACTACAAGGGGTATTTTAGAAGGGAAAAGTAGAAATGATATCCAAAATTTTACGCATGCATTTATTTGGTCAGGCGATGGTTTTGGAATAAAAACTGATTTGGGAACATTGAATAATAATGAATCCGAAGGGGCTGAGGTGAGAGCACTTTCTACTGATGGGAAAGTGGCAGGTGGTTATTTTTCTATGGAAAATGGCAGTGTTTTTTATGGGGCCATCTGGTCTGGTGATCAATGGACAACGAAAACTCAGCTTGGAACATTGAAAAGTGATAATTCAGGGAATTCTTTGGTTTATGCACTTTCCGCTGATGGGAAAATCGCTACAGGGTTTGCTGAATCTGATTCCTCTATAGGGCGTGCCACTGTTTGGTTGGGGGATCACTGGCAAACGAAAATCGATCTGGGAACATTAAAAAGTGATAACTCGGGATATTCCATTGCTACTGCACTCTCTGCAGATGGAACAGTTGCAGCAGGGTATTCTGAAGTAGATTCAGGAAAAGACCATGCCACTGTCTGGAAGATCATTTATCCAACGCAATCTCACTCTGAATCTCAGCCCCAATCCCAACCTAGCGTGGTCAAGGTAGATACTGTCAATACCATAGGTGCCTTATCGGTGTTGGCCGCAGAGACATTTTCAGTTATGGATTTGCAGCGCCAAGGACTCATCCTTCTACAGCAAGGATGTGAGATTGATGACAGCCAGGTCTGCTGGTCTGTGCGTACTGGGCTCGTCTCTACAGGAAGCAATCGGGACAGTGTCGTTGGTTTCAGATTCGGTTATGCCATGTTTGAAACGTTGTCTGCAGGTTTCTCGCTGGACCGTTCACTGTCCCGCTCATTGCAGGACAGTTATTTCAAGAACAATCACAATCTGGGTGCAGGGTTTTATGCACAATGGAATGCTCCCTTTAGGGGAGGTGAATGGTATGTGCGTCCAGCCGTGGCTTTCAATCAGTACAGCGTGGTTGTGCAACGTCCGTTGTTAACAAATACAGAGGCAGGATCCGGTCGCAGTCGTATGAAAGGTCGGGATGCCTCGCTGGAAGCAGGGCAACGTTTCAATGCCGATCAAAGTGTTTTATTGGGGTGGCATCTGGGAGTGCGTCATAGCAGTGTCTTGCGTACTGCATACAGCGAGCAGAATGCAGCGTTCCCTGTCAGCTATAGTGCGATCAATAATCGGCGTACTTCTGCGTATGTTGGTGCGGATGTTGCGGTGCCGCTAACAGCACGTTTGAAATGGATTGCAGGTCTTGAAATTGATAGGAGGCTTTATGGAGATGATCCAGTATATGGCGGGCATGCTGATTATATTGGTGGCTTTGTACATCAAATGGTTATGAAGCGCGTGATAGGGACAATAAGCAGCGGTGTGGAGTATCGCCTAAGTCCAACCATGTTTTTGGGGGCGACGTTCGATGTCAGCAGGAGGGCACTGGGTGATAGGACCTGGAGTGGGACGTTGAGTTTGGGCGGCCGTTTTTAA
- the grpE gene encoding nucleotide exchange factor GrpE: MNQDHPECDSEELTQNSPETDPLKVEVETLRGEIASIKADVLRERAELENQRKRLIRDVEQARKFANEKLLGELLPVFDSLDAGLTASGSEPSPLRDGLELTYKQLLKVAIDNGLMLLDPVGQLFNPEHHQAISQTEVTDVEPGHVIQVFQKGYLLNERLLRPALVVVAKQD, encoded by the coding sequence ATGAACCAAGACCACCCCGAATGTGATTCTGAAGAACTGACGCAGAATTCACCGGAAACAGATCCGCTCAAGGTTGAGGTTGAGACGTTGCGTGGTGAGATTGCGTCGATTAAGGCGGATGTATTGCGTGAGCGTGCTGAGCTGGAGAATCAGCGCAAGCGCCTCATTCGAGATGTTGAACAAGCGCGAAAATTCGCTAATGAAAAGCTGCTTGGCGAGTTACTGCCGGTGTTTGACAGTCTGGATGCGGGATTGACTGCTTCCGGTAGTGAGCCAAGCCCGTTGCGCGATGGTCTGGAGCTGACTTACAAGCAATTGTTGAAGGTTGCTATTGACAACGGTTTGATGCTTCTAGATCCAGTGGGTCAGCTATTTAACCCCGAGCACCATCAAGCGATCAGCCAGACGGAGGTTACTGACGTCGAACCAGGGCATGTGATTCAGGTGTTTCAGAAGGGATATCTGCTCAACGAACGTTTGCTGCGCCCTGCTCTGGTGGTGGTTGCCAAGCAGGATTGA
- the dnaJ gene encoding molecular chaperone DnaJ, with amino-acid sequence MSKRDYYQVLGVPRTASEDDLKKAYRRCAMKYHPDRNPGDAAAEAAFKECKEAYEVLADTKKRKLYDTHGHAAFEHGVGSGNTPDMNDIFGDIFGNIFGGARASRRGADVGYMVELDLEEAVAGVERQIQIPTLVECTHCHGSGSEDGHVETCGTCRGSGQVRIQRGIFAMQQTCPHCGGRGVIIRNPCKVCNGAGRVEDHKTLSVKIPAGVDNGDRIRLSGEGEQGPDGVPPGDLYVEVRVREHPIFQRDGDDLHCEVPVRISQAALGDIVRVATLDGEAEIRIPAETQSGKLFRLRGKGVRSVRSRTEGDLYCRIVVETPVNLTAEQRKLLEQFEMTFAGEDARKHSPKSATFLDGVKSFWDRMTS; translated from the coding sequence ATGAGTAAACGTGATTACTACCAAGTGTTGGGTGTGCCTCGCACTGCCAGCGAAGATGATCTGAAAAAAGCGTATCGTCGCTGTGCGATGAAATACCACCCAGATCGTAATCCTGGTGATGCAGCTGCGGAGGCGGCCTTTAAGGAATGCAAGGAAGCTTATGAGGTTCTTGCCGACACGAAAAAACGAAAGTTATACGATACGCATGGTCATGCCGCTTTCGAACATGGCGTGGGGAGCGGAAATACCCCCGACATGAACGATATCTTCGGTGATATCTTCGGTAACATTTTTGGTGGCGCGCGCGCTTCGCGGCGTGGTGCCGATGTCGGTTACATGGTTGAGCTGGATTTGGAAGAAGCTGTTGCTGGTGTTGAGCGACAGATCCAGATACCCACTTTGGTTGAATGTACTCACTGCCATGGGAGTGGATCAGAAGACGGTCACGTTGAGACGTGCGGTACGTGCCGCGGTAGCGGTCAAGTTAGGATTCAACGCGGCATCTTTGCCATGCAGCAGACTTGCCCGCATTGCGGCGGACGAGGCGTGATTATTCGAAATCCGTGTAAGGTCTGCAATGGTGCTGGGCGTGTTGAGGATCATAAGACGCTGTCAGTGAAGATCCCTGCTGGTGTAGACAATGGTGATCGTATTCGCCTCAGCGGTGAGGGCGAGCAGGGTCCGGATGGGGTGCCCCCAGGGGATCTATATGTGGAAGTGCGTGTGCGTGAGCATCCGATCTTCCAGCGTGATGGTGATGATTTGCACTGTGAAGTGCCGGTGCGTATTTCACAGGCTGCGCTTGGCGACATTGTGCGTGTAGCTACGCTTGATGGGGAGGCAGAAATTCGTATTCCTGCGGAGACCCAGTCTGGTAAACTGTTCCGCTTGCGTGGCAAGGGGGTACGCTCGGTGCGTAGTCGTACTGAAGGCGATTTGTACTGTCGTATTGTGGTTGAGACTCCTGTGAACTTGACTGCTGAGCAGCGTAAGCTGTTAGAGCAATTTGAAATGACTTTCGCTGGTGAGGATGCGCGTAAGCATTCCCCTAAATCGGCTACTTTTCTTGATGGTGTAAAAAGCTTCTGGGACCGGATGACGTCTTAA
- the dnaK gene encoding molecular chaperone DnaK, with product MGKIIGIDLGTTNSCLAIIEGGKGRVIENSEGDRTTPSIVAYTKDGEVLVGAAAKRQAVTNPKNTFYAVKRLIGRKFGDAEVQKDLDLVPYKITQHDNGDAWVATADGKKLAPQEISAKVLEKMKKTAEDFLGEKVTEAVITVPAYFNDSQRQATKDAGRIAGLDVKRIINEPTAAALAYGLDKKGGDRKIAVYDLGGGTFDVSIIEIAEVDGEKQFEVLATNGDTFLGGEDFDKRVIDYLVDEFNKDQGIDLRKDPLALQRLKDAAERAKIELSSSQQTEVNLPYITADASGPKHLNIKLTRAKLEALVDDLVRKSIEPCRIALNDAGLRTSDVQEVILVGGQTRMPKVQQAVADFFGKEPRKDVNPDEAVALGAAIQGGVLAGDVKDVLLLDVTPLSLGIETMGGVFTKIIEKNTTIPTKASQVFSTAEDGQSAVTVHVLQGEREQARFNKSLAKFDLAGIEPAPRGQPQIEVSFDIDANGILHVSAKDKKTNKEQKVEVKAGSGLSDSEIQQMVADAEAHREEDKKFQELVQARNHADGLIHSTRSAIKEHGSKVGGELIGRVEASLAELEAAVKGDDKNQIEAKSKTLEEVAQSLHMAATAEQQSGSTGAGAGASAKVDDVVDAEFTEVKADKK from the coding sequence ATGGGCAAAATCATTGGTATCGACCTCGGCACCACAAATTCGTGCTTAGCGATTATTGAAGGCGGTAAAGGGCGTGTCATCGAAAACTCGGAGGGTGATCGGACCACTCCTTCCATTGTTGCTTACACCAAGGATGGTGAAGTGCTTGTTGGTGCTGCAGCCAAGCGCCAAGCGGTCACAAATCCGAAAAACACCTTTTATGCGGTTAAGCGTTTGATTGGACGTAAGTTCGGTGATGCAGAGGTCCAAAAGGACCTTGATTTGGTGCCGTATAAGATTACTCAGCATGACAATGGGGATGCCTGGGTGGCCACTGCTGATGGTAAGAAGCTGGCGCCGCAGGAAATCTCTGCCAAGGTGCTGGAGAAAATGAAGAAGACCGCCGAGGATTTCCTGGGCGAGAAAGTCACCGAAGCGGTGATTACCGTGCCGGCATATTTTAATGACAGTCAGCGTCAGGCAACGAAAGATGCTGGTCGGATCGCTGGCCTGGATGTCAAACGTATTATCAACGAGCCGACCGCTGCGGCATTGGCTTACGGTTTGGACAAGAAGGGCGGAGATCGCAAGATCGCTGTATATGATCTTGGCGGCGGTACCTTTGACGTCTCAATCATTGAAATTGCTGAAGTGGATGGTGAGAAGCAGTTCGAGGTATTGGCGACCAATGGTGATACCTTCTTGGGAGGTGAGGATTTCGACAAGCGTGTTATTGATTATCTGGTTGATGAATTCAATAAGGATCAGGGGATTGATTTGCGCAAGGATCCGCTTGCGTTGCAACGTTTAAAGGATGCTGCTGAGCGCGCTAAAATCGAATTGTCTTCATCCCAGCAAACCGAAGTTAACCTGCCATACATTACGGCGGATGCATCGGGTCCGAAGCACCTGAATATCAAACTGACTCGTGCCAAGCTTGAAGCCTTGGTAGACGACTTGGTCCGTAAGTCAATTGAGCCATGCCGCATTGCGTTGAACGACGCTGGGTTGCGTACCAGTGATGTTCAAGAAGTGATTTTGGTTGGCGGCCAGACCCGTATGCCGAAGGTCCAGCAAGCGGTTGCCGACTTCTTTGGTAAAGAGCCGCGTAAGGACGTTAATCCGGACGAAGCAGTTGCATTGGGTGCTGCAATTCAGGGTGGGGTGCTGGCTGGTGACGTGAAGGATGTGTTACTGCTAGATGTGACCCCGTTATCCCTTGGTATTGAAACGATGGGTGGTGTGTTTACCAAGATTATCGAGAAGAACACGACCATTCCGACCAAAGCGTCCCAGGTGTTTTCTACTGCCGAGGATGGTCAGTCCGCAGTGACTGTCCATGTGTTGCAAGGTGAACGTGAGCAGGCGCGTTTCAATAAATCGCTTGCTAAATTTGATTTGGCGGGTATCGAACCTGCGCCGCGTGGCCAGCCGCAGATTGAGGTGTCTTTTGATATTGATGCCAACGGTATTTTGCATGTCTCTGCCAAGGACAAGAAAACCAATAAGGAGCAGAAGGTCGAGGTTAAAGCTGGTTCTGGACTTTCGGATAGTGAGATTCAACAGATGGTTGCCGATGCTGAGGCACATCGTGAGGAAGACAAAAAGTTCCAAGAGTTGGTGCAGGCAAGGAACCATGCTGACGGTTTGATCCATTCAACTCGTTCGGCCATTAAGGAGCATGGTAGTAAGGTTGGGGGTGAGCTGATTGGGCGTGTCGAAGCCTCCCTTGCAGAGCTTGAGGCTGCCGTCAAAGGTGATGATAAAAACCAGATTGAGGCGAAATCCAAAACTCTTGAGGAAGTTGCACAGTCGTTGCATATGGCAGCAACAGCAGAGCAGCAGTCAGGAAGCACGGGGGCTGGTGCAGGCGCTTCAGCCAAGGTTGACGATGTGGTTGATGCTGAATTCACAGAAGTCAAGGCCGACAAAAAATAG
- the smpB gene encoding SsrA-binding protein SmpB → MNNKHPKNKAKSTTTPKTIALNKRARHEYHLIERHEAGLELQGWEVKAIRAGRANLGDGYAYVRDGEIFLIGAQITPLIQASTHVVANDRRTRKLLLHRHQIDTLIGRVQREGFTLVPTAMYWSKNRVKMEIALAKGKQAHDKRHAEKEREWQRDKQRIMRAHNRNA, encoded by the coding sequence ATGAACAACAAACATCCCAAGAATAAAGCAAAGAGCACAACAACTCCAAAAACCATCGCTCTGAACAAACGTGCACGTCATGAATACCATCTGATTGAACGCCATGAAGCCGGTCTGGAACTGCAAGGCTGGGAAGTCAAAGCAATCCGTGCTGGCCGTGCCAACCTTGGCGACGGCTATGCCTACGTGCGCGACGGCGAAATCTTTCTCATCGGTGCCCAAATCACTCCGCTCATCCAAGCATCCACCCACGTTGTCGCCAACGACCGCCGTACCCGCAAACTACTGCTGCACCGCCACCAAATCGACACACTGATCGGACGAGTACAACGTGAAGGCTTCACCCTGGTCCCAACTGCGATGTACTGGAGCAAAAATCGAGTCAAAATGGAGATTGCTCTAGCCAAAGGTAAACAGGCCCATGACAAGCGCCATGCAGAGAAAGAACGCGAATGGCAACGCGACAAACAGAGGATCATGCGGGCCCATAATCGCAACGCATGA
- the hrcA gene encoding heat-inducible transcriptional repressor HrcA: MCASFSPTLDSRSRQLLRTLISCYIQNGEPIGSKTLAQQAGLDISPATIRNILADLEELGLLNSPHTSAGRVPTAHGYRMFVDSLVQMQPPSEDDIRRLRVEMTGGGTQTLLGSASEILSAMTHFVGVVSAPRREQFVFRHIDFVPLDARQIMAILIFADNEVQNRVIEPRRVYEPGELERVSNYLNAHFIGRTLADIRTTVLCELRKAKDEMEQLLAHSLDLASQMLVPNDSEDIVVTGQTRLMALQDLSDMDRLRELFEIFASKREILQLLERTIDAPGVRIFIGEETGMVSMEDISLVTAPYAAHGQVLGVLGVIGPKRMAYDRVIPLVQVVAQVLGTALEPPTMP; encoded by the coding sequence ATGTGCGCTTCCTTTTCTCCTACGCTTGATTCCCGATCCCGACAATTGTTACGGACGTTGATTTCATGCTACATCCAGAACGGTGAGCCGATTGGTTCCAAGACGCTGGCCCAGCAGGCTGGACTCGACATCAGTCCGGCGACGATCCGTAACATCCTGGCTGACTTGGAGGAACTTGGTCTACTCAATTCGCCGCATACATCGGCGGGGCGGGTGCCGACTGCACACGGGTACCGGATGTTTGTGGACAGTTTGGTACAGATGCAGCCTCCCAGTGAAGATGATATTCGTCGGCTACGTGTTGAGATGACTGGTGGGGGCACGCAGACGCTGTTGGGCAGTGCATCGGAAATTTTATCGGCGATGACTCATTTTGTAGGTGTGGTCAGCGCCCCACGGCGTGAACAGTTCGTATTCCGCCATATTGATTTTGTGCCACTGGATGCGCGCCAGATCATGGCGATCCTAATTTTTGCTGACAATGAGGTGCAGAACCGGGTCATTGAGCCGCGTCGTGTGTACGAGCCTGGAGAGCTGGAACGGGTCAGCAATTATCTGAATGCACACTTCATCGGACGCACATTGGCCGATATCCGCACCACTGTGCTGTGCGAGCTACGCAAGGCCAAGGACGAGATGGAACAGTTGTTGGCACATAGCCTGGATCTTGCTTCGCAGATGCTTGTGCCAAACGATAGTGAGGATATTGTGGTCACTGGCCAGACCCGATTGATGGCGCTTCAGGATCTTTCTGACATGGATCGCTTGCGTGAGTTGTTTGAGATATTTGCGAGCAAGAGGGAGATCCTGCAATTACTGGAGCGTACGATTGATGCACCTGGGGTGCGTATCTTCATTGGTGAGGAGACCGGAATGGTTTCGATGGAGGATATTTCGTTGGTCACTGCGCCATATGCAGCGCACGGTCAGGTTTTGGGAGTGTTGGGAGTGATTGGGCCCAAGCGGATGGCATATGACCGGGTCATCCCTCTGGTGCAGGTTGTAGCCCAGGTGCTGGGTACGGCACTGGAGCCGCCAACGATGCCTTAG
- a CDS encoding outer membrane protein assembly factor BamE: MRNLLLAAALPLLFTAGCSIIYKQPIYQGNLIKKEAVDQLKIGMNKQEVAMLLGTPSISDIFHTDRWDYTSTQRINRVAHTEIKNLTVYFQNDLVTRWEGDYFPNQDEKLAESARKQFGPNLSRKEHGNR; encoded by the coding sequence ATGCGCAATCTCCTCCTAGCCGCTGCCCTTCCTCTCCTCTTTACCGCCGGTTGCAGCATCATCTACAAACAGCCAATTTATCAAGGCAACTTGATCAAAAAGGAAGCTGTTGACCAATTAAAAATTGGCATGAATAAACAAGAGGTCGCCATGCTGCTTGGTACGCCGTCGATCTCCGACATATTTCACACAGACCGTTGGGACTATACATCCACACAACGTATCAACCGCGTAGCGCACACTGAAATCAAGAATCTCACCGTTTACTTTCAGAACGACCTAGTCACCCGATGGGAAGGAGACTACTTCCCGAACCAAGATGAGAAACTGGCGGAATCGGCACGCAAGCAATTCGGTCCAAACCTCTCCAGAAAAGAACACGGTAATCGCTGA
- the recN gene encoding DNA repair protein RecN, translating to MLRHLTIKDFAVVRNIELEFGPGMTVVSGETGAGKSLIIDALGFLSGLRADSSVVRHGAERAELSAEFDITIHHHARVWLRNVELDDGDQCQLRRIIRADGGSRAWINARPVTLSQLSDLATHLVEIHGQHEHQTLLSRQSQLVLLDTYAQNETERDAVQQAATHWQALLDERDALQAQGDMSERINFIEHQLTELQRENLDPATITALDASHRRQAHTAALIEACKNTTQTLHGDDTTSALHLLHAARHTLSRVNEHDARLGEVETLLDNAMIQVDEALTLLDRIHNDLNIDPEQLEAIELRIGRLHSLARKHRCTPLDLAAQRDRMAAEVESMRNMDIHLQQLDHRISNAMTKWRQAAEKLSISRTRAAAALSTTTTNLINELGMGGGQLLIQLQPHENNRPHPNGAERTEFLIATNPGQPPRPLRKIASGGELSRVSLAIMVAALGLDTVPTMVFDEVDTGIGGAIADIVGQKLRALGEQHQVLCVTHLPQVAAKGHTHYRVSKIPIDGITQSAICLLDSQARQEEIARMLGGVHISKEAHAAAGKLLQELQEM from the coding sequence ATGCTCAGACATCTCACGATTAAGGATTTCGCTGTTGTCCGTAACATCGAATTAGAATTCGGCCCTGGTATGACTGTGGTCTCCGGCGAGACAGGTGCCGGCAAGTCACTGATCATTGACGCTCTGGGTTTCCTCTCCGGACTACGCGCCGACAGCAGTGTCGTTCGCCACGGAGCTGAACGGGCCGAATTATCGGCTGAATTCGACATCACGATACACCACCATGCCCGCGTCTGGCTGCGCAACGTAGAGCTTGACGACGGCGACCAATGCCAGCTACGTCGGATCATCCGTGCCGACGGTGGCTCGCGTGCATGGATCAACGCACGCCCAGTCACACTATCGCAACTAAGTGATCTCGCCACCCATCTCGTCGAGATCCACGGCCAACATGAACACCAAACACTGCTCTCACGTCAAAGCCAGCTCGTACTACTGGACACCTACGCACAAAACGAAACCGAACGCGACGCAGTACAACAAGCCGCAACACATTGGCAAGCACTCCTGGACGAACGCGATGCGCTACAGGCACAAGGCGATATGTCCGAGCGAATCAATTTCATAGAACACCAACTGACAGAATTGCAACGCGAAAATCTGGATCCGGCCACTATCACCGCATTAGACGCCAGTCATCGACGCCAAGCCCATACCGCTGCGCTCATCGAAGCATGTAAGAACACTACCCAGACATTACATGGCGACGACACCACCTCAGCGTTGCATCTGCTCCATGCAGCGCGTCACACACTCAGCCGGGTCAACGAACACGATGCACGACTAGGCGAAGTTGAAACTTTACTAGACAACGCAATGATCCAAGTGGACGAAGCACTGACATTATTAGATCGGATTCATAACGATCTGAACATTGACCCTGAACAATTGGAAGCCATCGAACTCAGAATCGGACGCCTACACAGCCTGGCACGCAAACATCGCTGCACACCGCTTGACTTAGCTGCACAGCGCGACCGTATGGCCGCCGAAGTCGAATCAATGCGCAACATGGATATACACCTGCAACAGCTGGATCATCGGATCAGCAACGCCATGACAAAGTGGCGGCAAGCAGCGGAAAAACTTAGCATCAGCCGCACGCGCGCTGCCGCGGCACTTTCAACAACCACGACAAACCTGATCAACGAATTGGGCATGGGCGGGGGACAGCTTCTGATCCAACTGCAACCACACGAAAACAATCGACCACATCCTAACGGTGCCGAACGCACCGAATTTCTCATCGCCACCAATCCAGGCCAACCGCCACGACCGCTACGCAAGATTGCCTCTGGAGGTGAGTTGTCGCGCGTATCGCTGGCCATCATGGTCGCCGCACTAGGCCTGGATACAGTGCCAACAATGGTCTTTGACGAAGTCGACACAGGCATCGGGGGCGCAATCGCCGACATCGTCGGCCAAAAACTACGCGCCTTAGGCGAGCAACACCAAGTATTATGCGTCACTCACTTACCACAGGTCGCCGCAAAGGGACATACTCACTACCGCGTCAGCAAGATCCCTATAGACGGCATCACGCAAAGCGCCATCTGCCTACTCGACTCACAAGCACGTCAAGAAGAAATAGCCCGCATGTTGGGCGGCGTACACATTAGTAAAGAAGCCCATGCAGCAGCAGGCAAACTTTTACAGGAGTTACAGGAGATGTAA
- a CDS encoding RnfH family protein produces the protein MLIAWPDRVHCCEIMLQEGARVVDAVEMAALNGIEQAVGYAVFGVLVTSDHVLNDGDRVELLRPLLIDPKEARRRRAVSA, from the coding sequence GTGCTAATTGCTTGGCCAGATCGCGTTCATTGCTGCGAGATCATGTTGCAAGAAGGAGCAAGGGTGGTCGATGCGGTGGAGATGGCTGCGTTAAATGGGATCGAACAGGCAGTAGGTTATGCAGTGTTCGGAGTTTTGGTTACATCAGACCATGTGTTGAACGATGGCGATAGGGTTGAATTGTTGCGTCCTTTGTTGATTGATCCTAAGGAGGCGCGGCGCCGACGTGCTGTGTCGGCGTAA